One genomic window of Cellulophaga sp. Hel_I_12 includes the following:
- a CDS encoding phosphate--nucleotide phosphotransferase: MGKKIALNIDDYKVSTQVKLKSLKTLENFDTEDAELKKQLEKVRRTLGEFQDVLYAHGKYSVLMCLQGMDTAGKDSLIREVFKDFNARGVVVHSFKVPTELELKHDYLWRHYIALPAKGKVGVFNRTHYENVLVTRVHPEYILGEHIPGIHTTKDITDHFWQKRFDQINSFEKHLADNGTIIFKFFLNVSKEEQRQRLLRRLELKRKNWKFSPGDLKERKLWDRYQECYEDAINQTSKPHAPWFVVPADNKKAARFIVADILLQELTKYKDIKEPELNDKIKANLQDYKNQLESEKNE; encoded by the coding sequence ATGGGTAAAAAAATAGCACTGAACATAGACGATTATAAAGTGAGTACTCAGGTTAAGCTAAAAAGTTTAAAAACCTTAGAGAATTTTGATACTGAAGATGCTGAATTAAAAAAACAGTTAGAAAAAGTTCGTCGTACCTTAGGTGAATTTCAAGATGTATTATATGCACACGGTAAGTACAGTGTTTTAATGTGTTTGCAAGGAATGGACACCGCTGGTAAAGACAGTTTAATCCGTGAAGTTTTTAAAGATTTTAATGCTAGGGGGGTTGTTGTGCATAGTTTTAAAGTGCCTACAGAATTAGAATTAAAACACGATTATTTATGGCGTCATTATATCGCTTTACCTGCAAAAGGTAAAGTAGGTGTTTTTAATCGTACCCATTATGAAAATGTTTTAGTGACTAGAGTACATCCTGAGTATATTTTAGGAGAACATATTCCCGGAATCCATACTACCAAAGATATTACAGACCATTTTTGGCAAAAGCGCTTTGATCAAATTAATAGTTTTGAAAAGCACTTGGCGGACAATGGTACTATTATTTTTAAATTTTTTTTAAATGTATCGAAAGAAGAGCAACGTCAGCGATTATTGCGTCGGTTAGAGCTTAAAAGAAAAAACTGGAAATTTTCACCAGGGGATTTAAAAGAACGTAAACTATGGGACAGGTATCAAGAATGCTACGAAGATGCCATAAATCAAACTTCAAAACCTCATGCACCATGGTTTGTTGTGCCAGCTGACAATAAAAAAGCTGCGCGTTTTATTGTTGCCGATATTTTACTGCAAGAATTAACAAAATACAAAGATATTAAGGAGCCTGAGCTTAATGATAAAATCAAGGCTAATTTACAGGATTATAAAAATCAATTAGAAAGTGAAAAGAATGAATAA